TAGCTGTTAGCTAAATACTTTTGAATATGCACTCTTAAATCAGGAACGGTGATTAAAATATAGCCGCCAGGATTTAATAGCTTGGCACAATTTTCCAAGCAACGCTGACCTTCTTCCATGGATAAGTGTTCAAACACGTGCTGCAGACGAATAAAATCAAACGTCCCAAGAGCTGCAACAGTTTCATCAGACAAGTGAGCGATATCGGCCTGGGTGTAACGGTCTTTGAACTCCTCGGGAACCTCATGGATAGAAAATAAATCCAAATAATGAAATCCATCCTCAAAGCGATCACCACAACCAACATCAAGCCAGCGAATCTTTTTTGACACTAGTAATTGTTCTTTCAAATTCACGTTTTTATTCTCCTAAATAAGTAAATCGCGGCACCGTCGCATGGTTAATTTCTATTTGCCCTAAAAACATCTTAGCCGGCCGAACCCAAAGCCGTGACGTTTCATTGTTATATAACGCTTCATACACCACTAAATCTTCCAAGGTCTCGCTGTGCTTGGCCAAACCAATCACCCGGTACTCTTTTCCGGTGTTATGTTTTTTACGAGGTAAGAACGAAAACGCTGTAAACAGCAATAAATCGGTATAGAAAGGCCACTACTTCCAAATTATTGGAATGTGGTCTTTTTTTGATACTATAAGTTTATTTCAATGATGCTATATCAGTAAAACTACCTCTACAATATTTCTCGTCTTTTCATTTCCCCAAAATTGATTTTCCTCAACTTTGTAATATAAGACCACCATTAATTTACTTAGCAAGCAGTAAACTCTTGGTAACACAGTAACATTGTCTCAAAGTGTGACAAATCAATGTTTCCGTAAATAGTAAAATGTGACTAGTGAGACAGGACTACTGGACGATTTTCACTTTTGCATGTAAACGATATAATAAAAATGTAAATTTAAGGATTTATTAAATGACCGTTACTAGAGGATGGAAGCCATATATTGATTTTAATATATGTTTCTGTCTATTTTTTACTTAAAATATTCAGAATATAGCTACTATAGTAAATTGTACATAAAATTAATGTTGATGTAACTCTATTGTAACCGATATGACTTATGCTGATAGCATA
This region of Candidatus Buchananbacteria bacterium genomic DNA includes:
- a CDS encoding class I SAM-dependent methyltransferase, coding for MKEQLLVSKKIRWLDVGCGDRFEDGFHYLDLFSIHEVPEEFKDRYTQADIAHLSDETVAALGTFDFIRLQHVFEHLSMEEGQRCLENCAKLLNPGGYILITVPDLRVHIQKYLANSYSELKGFSWWAHHRIPKDAPASFYFSIFAHSLPHEAHKWCYDLEGLLYQLKRAKQFVAIRQLAVDDPLSVEPFTHNRIKEDLCVIARKKKPFLKFV
- a CDS encoding DUF1653 domain-containing protein is translated as MFTAFSFLPRKKHNTGKEYRVIGLAKHSETLEDLVVYEALYNNETSRLWVRPAKMFLGQIEINHATVPRFTYLGE